The following are from one region of the Nicotiana tomentosiformis chromosome 7, ASM39032v3, whole genome shotgun sequence genome:
- the LOC104099116 gene encoding uncharacterized protein isoform X1, whose amino-acid sequence MSKASEIRSLFVALASELQSTNPTTGNEAPNLDLTITNLNRSLNLSETSPGVRVLDTALSLMCFTSSQVYDCTIEYLVKSIATVLSTSIECKVLRTAQDVVLQVGGLISAQDCTRIIESCAEILHKLEGFRQDLSPMILYAVVRVAVLASRVHYSLKLPPVLDLRSIDGGHSAVLKQLHCRKEFNIESGKIPLRLLSWQLDHMLLKYDVSQILQEVIKRPFLCLDMEFHQRKEWHSIVISLVLSPVMFTETRSLLHNWFLLSGLASILELHVKLVSLVLDIVSRPMWWGISMDLGSKLPFSHAYFPCKNQILKILTGPLSFESLEYLVHEVYKPVNTFSNKIVNIARVNHSSIWATTITFPSWFIFASILLFSKKSLWGKYCSTCIYRAGNVNHSEDVKSPFLATAAKFIAWSLNPAGGSYLEHLVDYLSKFSKSWNLNFGFDEGNETTLCHKKEFRRSLSFKKEMVNIPDSNSQTLAFWLKEFQDIYIGHSDKVNENFAPDEERTPGVSAQKNMLFRRIPIGILFGCLNHITDAECELLLHYSAAGTLAQFTGGQLGRKNRKSNHERQKDSIAWVETYTVKEATAGALIVFDITDVIESMAASMFETEECGLNFVCDVKLKVGRYLFKCVKRLLQLTLEKNNIQLNVHDLHDRMLRWKHQGRDVFQTCRDLDEIFDACTSASF is encoded by the exons ATGTCAAAGGCTTCAGAAATAAGGTCACTCTTCGTAGCACTAGCATCGGAACTGCAGTCCACCAATCCGACGACCGGAAATGAAGCTCCGAATCTGGACCTCACTATCACAAATCTCAACCGTTCGCTTAACCTCTCCGAAACATCTCCAGGAGTTAGGGTTTTGGACACTGCCCTTTCTCTTATGTGCTTCACATCGTCCCAG GTCTACGATTGTACGATTGAGTACTTGGTGAAGTCAATTGCTACAGTGCTATCTACTTCAATTGAATGCAAGGTTCTCAGAACTGCTCAAGATGTGGTTTTGCAAGTTGGTGGATTGATTTCGGCTCAGGATTGTACCAGAATAATTGAATCATGTGCTGAGATTTTGCATAAATTGGAAGGATTTCGAC AAGATCTTTCTCCAATGATTTTGTATGCTGTTGTGAGGGTGGCGGTACTAGCATCACGAGTTCACTATTCGCTGAAATTGCCTCCTGTTCTTGACCTGAGATCTATTGATGGAGGACACTCTGCTGTGCTGAAACAGTTACATTGTCGAAAGGAGTTTAACATTGAGAGTGGAAAAATACCGCTAAG GTTGCTCTCATGGCAACTAGATCACATGCTTCTGAAGTACGATGTATCTCAAATTCTACAAGAGGTCATTAAGAGACCTTTCCTTTGTCTAGATATGGAATTTCATCAGAGGAAAGAATGGCATTCAATTGTTATATCTTTGGTACTTTCTCCTGTCATGTTTACTGAAACGAGGTCCCTGTTGCATAACTGGTTTCTACTGTC GGGTTTGGCTTCTATTCTAGAGCTTCACGTTAAGCTGGTCTCCCTGGTGCTAGATATTGTTTCCAGACCAATGTGGTGGGGCATATCAATGGATCTTGGTTCAAAACTTCCATTTTCTCATGCATACTTTCCATGCAAGAACCAGATTTTGAAGATTTTGACTGGACCTTTGTCCTTCGAATCGTTGGAGTATCTAGTTCATGAAGTTTACAAGCCAGTTAATACATTTTCAAACAAAATTGTGAATATTGCCAGAGTAAATCACAGTTCTATTTG GGCAACAACAATAACCTTTCCTTCTTGGTTCATTTTTGCCTCTATTTTGCTATTCTCTAAAAAGAGTTTGTGGGGCAAGTACTGCTCAACATGCATATATAGAGCAGGTAATGTTAACCATTCAGAGGACGTTAAATCTCCTTTTCTTGCTACTGCTGCAAAGTTTATAGCATGGAGTTTGAACCCTGCTGGTGGATCCTACTTGGAACATTTAGTCGATTATctgtcaaaattttcaaaatcatgGAATCTTAACTTTGGCTTTGATGAAGGCAATGAGACAACTCTTTGTCACAAAAAGGAATTCAGGAGATCCCTGTCCTTTAAGAAGGAAATGGTGAATATCCCGGATTCCAATTCCCAAACACTTGCGTTCTGGCTTAAAGAATTTCAGGACATCTACATTGGGCACTCAGATAAAGTAAATGAAAATTTTGCTCCAGATGAAGAACGGACACCAGGAGTTAGCGCACAGAAGAACATGTTATTTAGGAGGATACCAATAGGCATCTTGTTTGGATGCTTGAATCATATAACTGATGCTGAATGTGAACTGCTTTTGCATTATAGTGCAGCTGGTACTCTTGCGCAATTCACTGGAGGACAACTTGGAAGGAAGAATAGGAAGTCTAACCATGAAAGGCAAAAAGACTCAATTGCATGGGTTGAGACGTACACGGTAAAAGAGGCTACAGCAGGAGCGCTCATTGTCTTTGACATAACTGATGTAATTGAAAGTATGGCAGCTTCTATGTTTGAAACTGAGGAGTGTGGACTCAATTTTGTGTGCGACGTGAAACTTAAGGTTGGGAGATATCTATTCAAGTGTGTGAAAAGGCTACTCCAACTCACTCTGGAAAAGAACAACATACAGCTGAACGTACATGATCTCCATGACAGAATGCTCCGGTGGAAGCATCAAGGGCGAGATGTTTTTCAAACATGTAGGGATTTAGATGAAATATTTGATGCATGTACTTCAGCATCCTTTTGA
- the LOC104099116 gene encoding uncharacterized protein isoform X2 — translation MILYAVVRVAVLASRVHYSLKLPPVLDLRSIDGGHSAVLKQLHCRKEFNIESGKIPLRLLSWQLDHMLLKYDVSQILQEVIKRPFLCLDMEFHQRKEWHSIVISLVLSPVMFTETRSLLHNWFLLSGLASILELHVKLVSLVLDIVSRPMWWGISMDLGSKLPFSHAYFPCKNQILKILTGPLSFESLEYLVHEVYKPVNTFSNKIVNIARVNHSSIWATTITFPSWFIFASILLFSKKSLWGKYCSTCIYRAGNVNHSEDVKSPFLATAAKFIAWSLNPAGGSYLEHLVDYLSKFSKSWNLNFGFDEGNETTLCHKKEFRRSLSFKKEMVNIPDSNSQTLAFWLKEFQDIYIGHSDKVNENFAPDEERTPGVSAQKNMLFRRIPIGILFGCLNHITDAECELLLHYSAAGTLAQFTGGQLGRKNRKSNHERQKDSIAWVETYTVKEATAGALIVFDITDVIESMAASMFETEECGLNFVCDVKLKVGRYLFKCVKRLLQLTLEKNNIQLNVHDLHDRMLRWKHQGRDVFQTCRDLDEIFDACTSASF, via the exons ATGATTTTGTATGCTGTTGTGAGGGTGGCGGTACTAGCATCACGAGTTCACTATTCGCTGAAATTGCCTCCTGTTCTTGACCTGAGATCTATTGATGGAGGACACTCTGCTGTGCTGAAACAGTTACATTGTCGAAAGGAGTTTAACATTGAGAGTGGAAAAATACCGCTAAG GTTGCTCTCATGGCAACTAGATCACATGCTTCTGAAGTACGATGTATCTCAAATTCTACAAGAGGTCATTAAGAGACCTTTCCTTTGTCTAGATATGGAATTTCATCAGAGGAAAGAATGGCATTCAATTGTTATATCTTTGGTACTTTCTCCTGTCATGTTTACTGAAACGAGGTCCCTGTTGCATAACTGGTTTCTACTGTC GGGTTTGGCTTCTATTCTAGAGCTTCACGTTAAGCTGGTCTCCCTGGTGCTAGATATTGTTTCCAGACCAATGTGGTGGGGCATATCAATGGATCTTGGTTCAAAACTTCCATTTTCTCATGCATACTTTCCATGCAAGAACCAGATTTTGAAGATTTTGACTGGACCTTTGTCCTTCGAATCGTTGGAGTATCTAGTTCATGAAGTTTACAAGCCAGTTAATACATTTTCAAACAAAATTGTGAATATTGCCAGAGTAAATCACAGTTCTATTTG GGCAACAACAATAACCTTTCCTTCTTGGTTCATTTTTGCCTCTATTTTGCTATTCTCTAAAAAGAGTTTGTGGGGCAAGTACTGCTCAACATGCATATATAGAGCAGGTAATGTTAACCATTCAGAGGACGTTAAATCTCCTTTTCTTGCTACTGCTGCAAAGTTTATAGCATGGAGTTTGAACCCTGCTGGTGGATCCTACTTGGAACATTTAGTCGATTATctgtcaaaattttcaaaatcatgGAATCTTAACTTTGGCTTTGATGAAGGCAATGAGACAACTCTTTGTCACAAAAAGGAATTCAGGAGATCCCTGTCCTTTAAGAAGGAAATGGTGAATATCCCGGATTCCAATTCCCAAACACTTGCGTTCTGGCTTAAAGAATTTCAGGACATCTACATTGGGCACTCAGATAAAGTAAATGAAAATTTTGCTCCAGATGAAGAACGGACACCAGGAGTTAGCGCACAGAAGAACATGTTATTTAGGAGGATACCAATAGGCATCTTGTTTGGATGCTTGAATCATATAACTGATGCTGAATGTGAACTGCTTTTGCATTATAGTGCAGCTGGTACTCTTGCGCAATTCACTGGAGGACAACTTGGAAGGAAGAATAGGAAGTCTAACCATGAAAGGCAAAAAGACTCAATTGCATGGGTTGAGACGTACACGGTAAAAGAGGCTACAGCAGGAGCGCTCATTGTCTTTGACATAACTGATGTAATTGAAAGTATGGCAGCTTCTATGTTTGAAACTGAGGAGTGTGGACTCAATTTTGTGTGCGACGTGAAACTTAAGGTTGGGAGATATCTATTCAAGTGTGTGAAAAGGCTACTCCAACTCACTCTGGAAAAGAACAACATACAGCTGAACGTACATGATCTCCATGACAGAATGCTCCGGTGGAAGCATCAAGGGCGAGATGTTTTTCAAACATGTAGGGATTTAGATGAAATATTTGATGCATGTACTTCAGCATCCTTTTGA
- the LOC138895058 gene encoding uncharacterized protein produces MDDSDAILYSGPHTIGNKPIITKGWTPDFNFKDEILKTIPLWVTLPNLPLNCWSADSLSRIGSGLGVPLYTDESTSKMERISYARILVEMDVTVSLPVAVKVQDPNGRKFSQRVDYMWKPEYCETCFMIGHCCKVTRQQENSKTVRINVQKKV; encoded by the coding sequence ATGGATGATAGTGATGCGATTCTGTATTCTGGACCTCATACTATTGGCAATAAACCTATAATCACAAAAGGCTGGACACCTGACTTtaatttcaaggatgaaattctGAAAACTATTCCACTGTGGGTCACTTTACCAAATCTCCCATTGAATTGCTGGAGTGCTGATTCTCTGAGTAGGATTGGGAGTGGGCTAGGGGTACCTTTGTACACAGATGAGTCTACATCTAAAATGGAAAGGATATCATATGCTCGAATACTTGTAGAAATGGATGTAACAGTGTCACTTCCTGTAGCTGTCAAGGTGCAGGACCCAAATGGAAGGAAATTTAGTCAAAGGGTGGATTATATGTGGAAACCAGAATACTGTGAAACATGTTTTATGATTGGCCATTGCTGTAAAGTGACAAGGCAACAAGAAAATTCAAAAACTGTGAGGATCAATGTGCAGAAGAAAGTGTGA
- the LOC138895059 gene encoding uncharacterized protein yields the protein MEKVWQKLILVKHELKKLHTEEFKKVREKVQTIRRKLQETQEKMQDPDHQTSLFDTEKELRGKLEKWGVIEESIMRQKSRTQWLKLGDSNSAYFYACLKNRTTMNNIKSLVNQYGKLLQNEQEVKEEVVGFYKELLGNATEQMPIINPEIMRNGPMLIREQQLKLIEPITTEEICIAMKNIDDNKAPRCDGFNAFFFKKAWSIIGEYVINATKYFFATEEIYKPINCIVVTLIPKVKSPSSIKEYIPISCCTNIKGAHYKAANGYG from the coding sequence ATGGAGAAAGTGTGGCAGAAACTTATACTGGTAAAGCATGAATTGAAGAAGTTGCATACTGAGGAGTTCAAAAAGGTCAGAGAGAAAGTCCAAACAATTAGAAGGAAACTACAAGAGACACAAGAGAAAATGCAGGATCCAGATCACCAAACATCTCTGTTTGATACTGAGAAGGAGCTGAGAGGTAAATTAGAAAAATGGGGAGTGATAGAGGAAAGTATTATGAGGCAAAAATCAAGAACACAATGGTTAAAGCTTGGGGATTCAAACAGTGCATACTTCTATGCATGTCTGAAGAATAGAACTACTATGAATAATATCAAATCTCTTGTGAATCAATATGGCAAGCTGCTGCAAAATGAACAAGAGGTGAAGGAGGAAGTAGTGGGATTCTATAAAGAATTACTGGGGAATGCTACTGAACAAATGCCTATAATTAATCCAGAAATAATGAGAAATGGTCCAATGCTGATAAGAGAACAACAATTGAAGCTAATAGAGCCAATCACCACAGAGGAGATTTGCATTGCAATGAAGAACATAGACGACAACAAAGCCCCAAGATGTGATGGTTTTAATGCTTTTTTCTTTAAGAAAGCATGGTCGATTATAGGGGAATATGTGATTAATGCAACAAAATATTTCTTTGCCACTGAGGAGATATATAAGCCAATCAACTGCATTGTTGTGACTTTGATCCCAAAGGTTAAAAGTCCAAGTTCAATTAAAGAGTACATACCAATCTCTTGTTGTACTAATATCAAAGGTGCTCACTACAAGGCTGCAAATGGTTATGGATAG